One window of the Camelus dromedarius isolate mCamDro1 chromosome 15, mCamDro1.pat, whole genome shotgun sequence genome contains the following:
- the CCDC85A gene encoding coiled-coil domain-containing protein 85A isoform X7 has protein sequence MSKAAGGSAAAAAAAAAESCPPTSAGQPAAAAVEDLSKVSDEELLQWSKEELIRCLRRAEAEKVSAMLDHSNLIREVNRRLQLHLGEIRGLKDINQKLQEDNQELRDLCCFLDDDRQKGKRVSREWQRLGRYTAGVMHKEVALYLQKLKELEVKQEEVVKENMELKELCVLLDEEKGPGCAGSRCSIDSQASLCQLTATTAPYVRDVGDGSSTSSTGSTDSPDHHKHHASGGSPEHLQKPRREGSPEHSKHRSTSPEHLQKPRASGTPDHPKALKGPSPEHHKPLCKGSPEQQRHPHAGSSPETLPKHVLSGSPEHFQKHRPGGSPEHARHSGGSPEHLQKHALGGSLEHLPRARGTSPEHLKQHFGGSPDHKHAGGGGGGGGGGGGGGSREGTLRRQAQDDMSPHHRNVYSGMNGCMEETWRCCRFVSWN, from the exons ATGTCGAAGGCGGCTGGAggctcggcggcggcggcggcggcggcggcggcggaaaGTTGTCCCCCAACCTCTGCGGGCCAGCCTGCGGCCGCCGCCGTGGAGGACCTGTCCAAAGTGTCGGACGAGGAGCTGCTGCAGTGGAGCAAGGAGGAGCTGATCCGCTGCCTGCGGCGCGCGGAGGCCGAGAAGGTGAGCGCGATGTTGGACCACAGCAACCTCATCCGCGAGGTGAACCGCCGCCTGCAGCTGCACCTCGGCGAGATCCGCGGGCTCAAG GATATTAACCAGAAACTCCAGGAGGACAACCAAGAACTGAGGGATCTCTGTTGTTTCCTGGATGATGACCGGCAGAAGGGCAAGAGGGTGTCCCGGGAGTGGCAGAGACTCGGCCGCTACACGGCTGGGGTGATGCACAAGGAAGTGGCCTTATACCTGCAGAAGCTGAAGGAGCTGGAGGTGAAGCAGGAGGAGGTGGTGAAGGAGAACATGGAGCTCAAGGAGCTCTGCGTGCTGCTGGACGAGGAGAAGGGCCCGGGCTGCGCGGGCAGCCGCTGCTCCATCGACAGCCAGGCCAGCCTGTGTCAGCTCACCGCCACCACAGCGCCCTACGTGCGGGACGTGGGCGACGGCAGCAGCACCTCCAGCACGGGCAGTACCGACAGCCCCGACCACCACAAGCACCACGCGAGCGGTGGCAGCCCCGAGCACCTGCAGAAGCCCCGGCGTGAGGGCAGCCCGGAGCACTCTAAGCACAGGAGCACCAGCCCTGAGCATCTGCAGAAACCCAGGGCCTCCGGGACCCCGGATCACCCCAAAGCACTCAAAGGACCCAGCCCCGAGCACCACAAACCCTTGTGCAAGGGCAGCCCTGAACAGCAAAGGCACCCGCATGCGGGAAGCAGCCCTGAAACGCTGCCCAAGCACGTGCTGAGCGGGAGCCCTGAGCACTTCCAAAAGCAcaggcctgggggcagccccGAGCACGCCAGGCACAGTGGAGGGAGCCCAGAGCATCTTCAGAAACACGCCCTCGGTGGAAGCCTGGAGCATCTACCCAGGGCCAGGGGCACCAGCCCTGAGCACCTCAAACAGCATTTTGGGGGAAGTCCTGATCACAAACACGCGggcggaggaggcggcggcggcggcggcggcggcgggggcggcagCAGAGAGGGCACCCTCCGAAGGCAGGCGCAAGACGATATGTCACCGCATCACCGGA